A DNA window from Anaerocolumna sp. AGMB13020 contains the following coding sequences:
- a CDS encoding HPr family phosphocarrier protein has product MKKFNYVITDSIGIHARPAGQLVKLVKDLEAAVTIETEGKTADLKKLMAVMSLGVKNAAAVTITAEGTDEELAIERLEEYFNANL; this is encoded by the coding sequence ATGAAAAAATTTAATTATGTAATAACAGACTCAATTGGTATCCATGCAAGACCAGCAGGTCAGCTTGTGAAACTTGTGAAAGACCTGGAGGCAGCAGTAACAATTGAAACAGAAGGAAAAACAGCTGACTTAAAAAAGCTGATGGCGGTTATGTCCTTGGGAGTAAAAAATGCGGCCGCCGTAACAATTACTGCAGAAGGAACAGATGAAGAACTGGCAATAGAAAGACTGGAAGAATATTTTAATGCTAATTTATAA
- the ptsP gene encoding phosphoenolpyruvate--protein phosphotransferase — MKNYSGKSIYNGIAIGKIFYYEKEEQVIKREQIEDENKEIIRFRQAKEQALRELQELYQKALKEAGEESAAIFEVHAMMLEDEDYIDSVLNMISQEKVNAEYAVNQTGENFSKMFAELEDEYFKARAIDIKDISERIVSCLLKKQVNKDTWTEPAIILAKDLSPSETVQMDKSRILGFLTELGSVNSHTAILARTMNIPALTGIPAVSELNGKMAVLDGYSGTLIIEPDDEVLSEMRKKQQEDIESSRSLQKLKGQETKTLDGRKINLYANIGSVEDVSKVLENDAEGIGLFRSEFLYLEKNTFPTEEEQFNAYRSVLEKMDGKKVIIRTLDIGADKQIDYFNLEKEENPAMGYRAIRICLDRTDIFKTQLRALLRASVYGNLAVMYPMIISVEEVRQIKIIVSEVQKELTEQGIAYGEIEQGIMIETPAAVMESDVLAQEVSFFSIGTNDLTQYTLAIDRQNPKLDALYDACHPAVLKMIQMVINNGHKEGCWVGICGELGADLTMTETFINMGIDELSVSSPFILPVRNAVNNIRKQI; from the coding sequence ATGAAGAATTATAGTGGAAAGTCAATATATAATGGTATTGCCATTGGGAAAATTTTTTATTACGAAAAAGAAGAACAAGTAATAAAAAGAGAACAGATTGAAGATGAGAACAAGGAAATCATACGCTTTAGACAAGCAAAAGAACAAGCCCTCAGGGAGCTTCAGGAGCTTTATCAAAAAGCCTTAAAAGAAGCCGGTGAAGAAAGTGCAGCTATTTTTGAAGTACATGCCATGATGTTGGAAGATGAGGATTACATCGACTCTGTATTAAACATGATATCCCAGGAAAAAGTGAATGCAGAATACGCAGTTAATCAAACCGGTGAAAATTTCTCAAAGATGTTTGCTGAATTGGAAGATGAATATTTTAAAGCGAGAGCAATTGACATAAAGGATATTTCTGAAAGAATAGTTTCCTGCTTATTAAAGAAACAGGTAAATAAAGATACCTGGACAGAACCAGCTATTATTCTGGCAAAAGATTTATCCCCCAGCGAAACTGTTCAAATGGATAAATCCAGAATACTCGGATTTCTCACTGAACTGGGGTCTGTTAATTCTCACACTGCAATTTTAGCAAGAACCATGAACATTCCAGCCCTGACAGGTATTCCTGCAGTATCAGAATTAAATGGTAAAATGGCTGTTCTGGACGGTTATTCGGGTACGCTGATTATCGAGCCCGATGATGAAGTGCTGTCTGAGATGAGAAAGAAACAGCAGGAGGATATAGAGAGCAGCAGGAGCTTGCAGAAGCTTAAGGGGCAGGAGACGAAGACCTTAGACGGAAGAAAAATCAATCTCTATGCCAACATCGGAAGTGTAGAGGATGTGTCTAAGGTACTTGAAAATGATGCAGAAGGAATCGGTCTTTTTCGAAGTGAATTCCTCTATCTTGAGAAAAATACTTTTCCCACAGAAGAGGAGCAGTTTAATGCCTATCGCAGCGTTCTTGAAAAAATGGATGGTAAAAAGGTAATTATTCGTACATTGGATATCGGAGCAGATAAGCAGATTGATTATTTCAACCTGGAGAAAGAAGAAAATCCTGCAATGGGTTACAGAGCCATCAGAATATGCCTTGACAGAACGGATATCTTTAAAACGCAGTTAAGAGCTTTGCTCAGAGCAAGTGTATATGGCAATTTAGCAGTAATGTATCCTATGATAATATCTGTAGAGGAAGTAAGGCAGATTAAAATCATTGTAAGTGAGGTACAGAAGGAGCTGACAGAACAGGGCATCGCTTATGGTGAAATAGAGCAGGGCATTATGATAGAGACTCCTGCCGCAGTTATGGAAAGTGATGTTCTGGCGCAAGAAGTGAGTTTCTTCAGTATTGGTACAAACGACCTGACACAGTATACATTGGCTATTGACCGCCAAAACCCTAAACTGGATGCTCTCTATGACGCCTGCCACCCGGCAGTTCTTAAAATGATTCAAATGGTAATCAACAACGGACACAAAGAAGGCTGCTGGGTTGGAATCTGCGGAGAACTTGGTGCTGACCTTACGATGACGGAAACATTTATTAATATGGGAATAGATGAATTATCCGTTTCCTCTCCATTCATATTACCGGTCCGCAATGCAGTTAATAATATTCGTAAGCAGATATAA
- a CDS encoding glucose PTS transporter subunit IIA, whose protein sequence is MNYINLASEILKYVGGQENVISVTNCMTRLRFQLKDSQKAKVEAIKNLKGVQGAVTKNGQFQIIIGTDVSHVCEELQKLGHYVDNAKTVEEAKKPRTLKKVKLILGAPLSGQVISLSEVSDEAFSQGILGKGAAILPLEGKVYAPDSGKVETVFETKHAIGLVSDAGVKILIHVGMDTVELGGKYYAAKVKQGERVTKGQLLLEFDMEEIQKAGYDITTPIIVSNPEDYLEVLVTDKDTVRAKDDFLTILP, encoded by the coding sequence ATGAATTATATTAATTTGGCGTCCGAAATTCTGAAATATGTAGGCGGTCAGGAAAATGTAATTAGTGTTACAAATTGTATGACACGTCTTCGTTTTCAATTAAAAGATTCCCAAAAAGCAAAGGTAGAAGCTATTAAAAATCTGAAAGGGGTACAAGGTGCCGTTACAAAAAACGGACAGTTTCAGATAATCATTGGCACAGATGTAAGTCATGTATGTGAGGAGCTTCAAAAGCTGGGACATTATGTTGACAATGCCAAAACGGTTGAGGAAGCTAAAAAGCCCCGAACTCTTAAAAAAGTAAAATTAATACTAGGTGCACCCTTAAGCGGGCAGGTTATTAGTCTGTCCGAGGTTTCGGATGAAGCCTTCTCTCAGGGAATTTTAGGAAAAGGTGCTGCGATCCTTCCGTTAGAAGGCAAGGTTTATGCACCTGACAGCGGTAAAGTTGAGACAGTATTTGAAACAAAACATGCTATTGGACTTGTCAGTGATGCAGGCGTTAAAATACTGATTCATGTGGGAATGGATACGGTAGAACTTGGTGGAAAATACTATGCAGCAAAAGTAAAACAGGGTGAAAGAGTTACCAAAGGTCAGCTGCTGCTGGAATTTGATATGGAGGAGATCCAAAAAGCCGGTTATGATATAACAACTCCAATAATTGTTAGTAATCCAGAGGATTATCTGGAAGTGCTGGTAACGGATAAGGATACAGTCAGAGCAAAAGATGATTTTCTGACCATTTTACCTTAA